The stretch of DNA CTAGGTCACcactgggcgaccgtggctcaggtggtagtgggtcgtcttctgatcgagaggttgggggttcgatccctatgtgtcgaagtgtccttgagcaagacactgaaccctaagttgctcccagtggtcagctagcgccttgcatggcagtcctgtcccactggtgtgtgaatgtgaaagtgattgggtgaatgagctgatatgtaaagtgctttgagactgcttcagtatggtgataaagcgctatataaaatcaagtcatttaccatttaccactCCCCTTACAACCTGACTACTTTTGGCCGTAGTCGAcgccaaaataaacaattaagaCAAAACTAACCATCTTACTCCATCATTTCTCTCACTGAACACTCGTGGGAACAGAATGTATTAATTCTCCGCTTACGCGCGcccttccccagcctcccagccaatcaacatgcagaacacatgtaaacaaagatgaacattggcagagaaagctgcacgtaacaacGATGCCTTCAAATGCCATgggaaacaacaaaatatgttaAACATTGAATGAACTACATATCGAACATAACCCAGTAACATAGGACTTAGTCTGTTACAATATGAATGGCACTTTACAGCATTGTGCATTGACGATGTCACCGAGGGAAGCACACCTCCGATGGAGCCACCCACCTAGCCAGCTCGCACCCGCCGTCCCTCTTCCGAGGCTGGGGGCTCATAGGTGATCTACCCGCCTCGATTGCAGTCAATGAAACATCCGTGTTGGCTGGAACGTACAGCTGATTCCATGgggttattatagaaaacaaaaGCCAGTAAATAACGCCTCTGTGGCTGCATCCCATGGTTTATATTGGCTATAAGCTAATGTCCTGTGCTTTAAATAGAGTTGCAGTGCAACTCTGACCTCAAATCCAAGTTCAGGGAGGTGAGTGGAAAAAAAGACAAGCTTGGGCAATTTTTGAGgctggcgtcctctctcgtcagggggggccggggccgcccacctgtggagggtgctatgtcgtggtgtcgtgcgggcctgcgctggccctggtgtggggactggcctctctcctgctcggcCGTCGCCTGTtttggcggggcgggccgctctgAGCCGGCTGGCGGCGGGGGGTCGCctctgctgggggatgtggctggtgcctgatTCCGCCTGGtgggggggtgccgcggggttttttgcacatatactggtatacgacgcactggcacgccttgggatgtgggataaaactcatactgggcttcaTTTTAGACATGTTAATCCCacatacctgttttaggtactaccactcactcattccccctgtccacagccaccatcattatagctaagcttcacacttgtcactatactggcttgattacacaacataataagcacaatatattctacaatttcacatctcaccctcactgtaaaacagtctattcttccccaccctttctatttcctaccttgacgCTCTCTCCctgctccctgctccctttccccccccctccctctccacttaggtgtgacactgctctccctttttatatccaccctataataaaatatttcttacccttccttagggagggctggtgatggtcacaattaagcaataaaataaatcaatttcttttatttttataacaaaacatgcattgctgtctcataatgattgcacttcttgtagtgttgacctttgacagcatgtgcagacaagagaaaagaaaagaaaaaaaaaaaaaaaaaaatgacgtttacgaagatttatttttttaaccaacgtttttttgtggaatacctCATGTGGCCGAGCCTCACCCAGACTCTGCCTATTGCGGCCCCCAGGTAATTTGAGTTTGAGACCCCTTGGGTAGAGGGAATATTAATTGGGGCATTAGTATCACACGCTTTTAATCATCGAGCACTTACAGATGATCATGTAAGCAAGggccacaaaataataaaacaagaagtTTCAAAAAGGCACTTGCTTGGTCCAGAGGGTAAAGGGCAGGTGATTTAGCACCACCTAGTGTCTACCTGTGGACACCACTAGTGTGCGTGCTCTGGaactcagacctgctggatgatgctcagtagatcatcttcataTGGTACCGATCAACTGATTGACACACTCTTTTGCTGCATTAACttagatcaatggcatcaatagatgaataggacggtttctgtccaaatctgcctgttttccatggtctgataagagcaaagttacaggacctggtGGAGCACCCACaataaattagggggaaaaatatcattaggtttttttttgttttaaaccaaacattttcatttgtttattttgctgaaatgtttgtgcagccaacagagaagaaactgaacttcttcaaatgtcatttaatGCTTCTGCACACTCACCTCTCCACTAGTGGTAAAGGATGCTgagcttgtaatcagagggtcgcGGTTCAAGTCTCACCCAGGTCAACACTGTGGGATCTTGAGCTGCCCTCTGCTCTTCAGGGAtgggtcaaatgcagagaacaaattttgtgtatgtacctaattcaatttatttcagatcttagtgaatccgccccttagtGAAGTAAAATGTGCTCCCACCTACACAGTACTGTCCTCATAtgcactcttattttgaaaagaacaacttccgATATCatcataatgaaaaaaacaagtatttttttgtttctgtcctctggtatttctgttttttggttttacaaacaaaaactgaaaatcaaccgattttaaaatttttgtttatgcctctttgaatttaaattatagttttttaatttaaaaatgcaaaccaaatacttgttttttgttttctttttctgaacGGAAAAATCATACAGtgggtttctgtttttctgccaaGAGGAGTCTCTGCTCTAGTGATGGCCACCTCAAGCAATTAGCTCATtcaactgcaccagaggctgctTGGTGCATATCAGAAGTTGTGCTCTGAATGCAAACCAAGTGGAGTAAGTAAGGTAAAGTCAATTTCAGAGTTTGATTCCTTTATTTGTATTAAGGAAAGTGTGGGTTTCCACGCATTAGTGAGGAGTCCTAACAGCGGCAGCTACATAAGTAATTGGGGAATCCTATAAAAACCAGAAGAGTTTGAAATTGAGAAAAATGAGAGAAGGAGGCCTTGCTGCTACTAACACGTGCCTTAATTAATTTAGTGATGATCCAGTTtaatcattgtgtgttttttttttttgacgagttAACATGTGTTAAAGGTCCAATGTCATGCTATTTctcatccatctccatttgttatAAGAACTCTAaaaatagtatttgaggtttattttcctaaactcgtttgttttccagagttttagcctctgaaaagtcactttctgagcaactctacacaaacaggctgatttgcgggaaacttatgcatattcatgagtgggcgtgtctatagacgggacactgacttcctccaccccgcacggtgacgtagggccagaggacggcccgccctccttcCACCGACTCCgcagccgagctcatgctgctttataaacacgagacagagcgtgggggcggagCGTTCGCTGGTACATACAAAGtctgtagaaaatacattgCGCAaaagatgctgaaatgctcaccttcgtgggtgtgtctgtttacatgtcaatcacggcagagagcttcctggaggtgcaGCTTcttcagctcagtgctgcgtcaaaatTGTCATCAAAGTAGGAATgtatcatcaaattggagcgaggtgtttgggcttttcctgcagtaagaaaggagcaaatcaccctctaactaacgattgagggaatcaattaaaaaaatactttggacatgtgtatgaagcccaaataacacttttatgatgtttaaagcacagaaaagtcgatttagcttaacatgggccctttaatctTAACCTTAATCTTAAGAATAAAAAACTCACAGCTGGGTAAAAGAAGGCTGATGCCTACCTACCTCCTTCCTTAACCCAACACACAGACTATACTGCATTCATATGAAattcatatttaataatgtattgtagtaatactttttaaattgtgtaAATCTACATTGTGGATGGTTGAGAAAGGCGGGTGTGGGGTTCAGTTGTACCTTAAATTAAGTGTATTTCATCAACTTTTTGCATGCTCCCTCGTAGCTAATGTACTGTATACTCTCTACTGGTACTttaacagtatatatatatatatatatatatatatatatatatatatatatatatacacacacagcaaATTCAATAGTGTTAAATTTTTGGGGTTGTAGACTTTGTACAAAAGCAGAGTTAATTTTACTCTAATAGAGtcacattatttttatgtaactctGGGGTGTATAATATTAGTAGTTAAAATCGAGTGTTAAAACAGAGTGTTTCTATATCAAATCTGGAGGTGTTACAATGGAAACAATAACTCTTGATTTCTTAACTCTAAACTCCCACAGTGGCTATAAAACTAAAAGAGTAAATTCACTGACTCCGCCCCCAGCATCACAGGTTCTCACCGAAGCGAACATTCAGAACAATTTGCTTTCCACAGACTGAGGTGTTTTCCACTCTTGTTAAGTCATTTTAAtttgatatgtttttatttgtcattattattttgggctgagaCCAACCTGTGTGATAAGCATTAGCCACATTGCTTCGTGATATGGCATATAAGTCTGGTTTAGCACACCGAAGTTCATTGTTTGCGGGCAAAactatagttttaaaaaaccgtgcaggtgaacattcacatttttgacTAACTTAAATACAGTAGTTCCTTgcttatcgcgggggttacgttctaaaaaaaacccgcaataggcgaaatccatcacgtcaacacggacactggtctgttcacccattcaaccatggagtagaagctgtgtgtgaccaccttgagctgtatgacacgacctttataaccaggactaggaaggatttggtgtggaggagaatcagagaggaggtggtagtagcaggtaaaagttctctctgtagcactgagctagcatagcattagccgctaatcactccggcttttttcactggtggttttcactacagcagacagtgaaactcactgagttgtatatgtcgctggtgggtgagcGCAGcgttagccaatcaggacacagaacacaatgcgcgttcataaactgtaaaaaaatgcatccaaaattgcactgtaaaaaaatccgTGAAacaacgagggactactgtacaccTAAAGCAATTTTCAGATCATGAAAGGTTGACATACAGTTATGCCACGACTTGATGTTCTGATTGGGTTCtacgttaacatttagatctctTCAGATCTTTGTGCACACGGtttaggtaaaaataaaaaaggttgaggttttgtatttatttcggCACTAACTATTGTCTGTGTGCGTTGATTAAGAGAGCACAATTTTAACAAACAAGTTCTGTTCTCtgttattgtaaagcactttgtgatttttatctgtgaaaagcgttatataaataaatgttatttacttacttacttttgaGTATAAATTTGCCTTTAAAGATGGACAATAGTATCTACAATTGTCTTCTTATAAAATGCTTGGGCTTACACTACTTCTGGTTTAATCTCTAGGCAGGAGATGCttgcaaaggtggaatatgggGGAGTGCAGAAGTACATTAAAGTTCCACAAAGTGATGAATGCTTCCATTTCCTCCAGTTTCTTCAAGAGGTCTGTATTTATGTGCAATTTAAATTGGTATAGACTAATTACCTGTGAGTGAACAACTTGAATTGGTGGTTTTAATAGTTCATGACATTTTAATTCTCTTAATTTCTTTCAGTTATGGAGAAATTCAGCTTTCAGTCTCAACTCTTCACAGACGGTGGACTTATTCTGATCAATACTTCCATGCAtaatgtattgaaataaaaaaataatgaaaatgctgTTATTTGCATTGACCAGCTCACATATGTCAGACCCTTTGATAAGCAATATTCTATTGAAAGTGAGAGCATGTACATTGTTCCacattgttacatgttttagaaaatgttttctaattctgatgcatgttttgaaataaatgtatttcagaaaatcattgcctcttaaatgtttatttcccaaggaatttctaaaagttaaaaacaaaatgtgtaccttttttagtattatttacaaataGCTCTTAtgtagttaaaagaaaaaaactcttgAAGAGTTAATATTTAGACTCTAACACTGAGTTAGTGTTACTGAGTGTTAAATTATTCACTCCAGACAGATTTAGTATTTGACACTTTATTAGAGTTAAGGTACCAACTCTCCAAAAAGAGTTAAATTAACACTCTCTGGGGTGGACCCATATAGACACTTTAAAAGTGTCAAATCTGACAGTGTTAATTTGGGCATGCTGGATttgctgtgtgtgtatatatatatatatatatatatatatatatatgtattcgtATGTTAACTTGTCTCTACTGAAGTTGGAAATAAATGTGGTTGTGAATCCAGTATTGACAGGCAAAGAATGTGAACCAGGGGATTGGGTACCACATCCAGCCTTGTTGACTGTCTCTCCATTGCAGTGTGACATGCATAGCTAGTGACAACCTGTTTGCAAGCTCGCCCTGCTCAAGCTCGGTTTATTTTATGTCATCACGCCTCTTCCTCCCAAAATGCTAGGGCTGGTTTTCCCTGCTGACTGCCCATATACTTATTTGCCATTCAGCCtctacacataaaaacatgcatgCCCATGAACTCAAAGTTTATACTTGAAAACTAGAAATTACTTGAATTTAGAAAATGTAGCAAACAACCCAATGTTAGTTGATTATATTGATGTGTTTATCTCCAAGCCAGTCAACAAagtgttgagattttttttttcaagaagaATGTTATTTTAACCTAAATCTCTAGAGGGTGCAATCTTTAACATCAGCCTTGAAACATTATAGTATTGAAgatgtaaaatatattattctAAAATCAATGTTTCACATGTTTTCATCTTCCtcatttgttttacattttagctTTGCTGGAAACTCCAAAGATGGCAGGAAAGGAGAGGGAAGAAAACAAAAGCAGGAGGAGAAAATTGACATCTCTATATTAAGTCCTATGTTGCCAGTGTCAGTTCTAATTTCATAGTGCCTGTGGGGAGCTGAATGCAACCAGTCAGCTCCGGTCTCATCTTGTTTCTTCTCCGTTTTGAATCAACCCTGACGAATCCCAAGCTGGGGGAGCAAATATTACAGGCAAATTGGTTTTAGATTAGAGGAGGTGCGGCGGCATTCTGATTGCTCTTTCCCAGGTTCACTTAATCTAATTCCATTAAAGAGATGAGGATGGATGATCATTTGTGTCGAAACATTAAGTGGGTCCATTTTTAGCAtgcataaaaaatgttaaagttgTCATTGGCCTGGTGGGTGGCCTGTTTGTTATTGAATGTGATGACTTGAGCAGACCAATCTGGATCATAGAAGCAGCGAGGCTATGGGTGGTGTACAAAAGAGATGGGAGGTACTTACATGAATACATATCACTATTGCCTTATCCTCTTTTCAGGATAGAGAGAGACGATGTAATGAATGACAACACAATTGTGATGCATCTTGCACTGCACGATGAAAGAAAAAGACTTAGAAAAAAAGGCTGCATTAGGTGAATGGTGTGGCAGTTGTTGTGATAAATCACTTTACACCCACACActaagcttgtttttttttatagcagtTGCACTACCACACAAGCTCTACAAGATGTACCTCCCTTTTAAGCCCATGAGGTGGGAGGATGCCACAACCTGACAAGCCATAGTTGATAAGGTGTAGATCCCTGAATGTGGAAATATGGAATTcatttctcaaactgtggtcaGATAAGGTGGCAGAAGGGGAATTAATGTGTCAATCACAGCCTGTGTGCTATTCTGACAGTTGAGTACACCAGTGCAAGAAAAGAGTTCATAGACAGGACTGTGTAATGGTCCCTAGAGACGTCCATATTCACTTTCTGCAGATTGAATCGTTTGCACACAGgactaaataaaattagaagACCTAAGAACCAACCTCTGTAGCTACATTAATTTAGCAGCTGACCCAAACTCACCTTATATGAGGCCAAAGTGTTGATTGTTGGTTACAATAATTTGAGTTATTttcaaactgaaaataaataaagaatgacAAAAGGAGAAAGCAAAAGTGGGAAAATTACATCTAATGGTAGCGTTGGACAGAAACAACGTTACGAGCTTGACCACATTTCACTGTTTTCTACATGAAATAGCTGTAGACAATGGCAGAAGAAAGAGCAGAGGCAGAAACACCTTGTAATACTCCATGGCCAGTGCTTAATTTGTTAATCATCAGATCTCGGAGCACAGGCCGTAGTGTTGTTCCGGCAGTCAGagagaaacaaaaatgtcacggaatacattttttaaagtgccTTTTCCTAACCAAATTGGCCAATAATATCActtgaacacaaacaaccaattaaactaagtgtttaataaaataattatgaatCAGActtaaagaagcacggacaatcTCTCTTTACGGAGTGCAtccgtctctctctctgagtgacagcacCAAGGGCAGCGCAAAATCACCGCTATTAAGCCACTTATTAGAAAGGTCACCaaacttttaaaacacaaaaactacaaatactaaatatttacaaacttttacacccatacaggtgcgttcacactgaacacaACTGAAACaactaaactaaattaatgTAAATGACGTGACGTCAAGCAACAcgacttgcgtgatttgagcAAATAGGTTGCTCAAAGTTGCTCAAAGCAACTTCCAGCAACAACTCTCCTGGCCGTCACTTTCTGTAAAGCCAAGGCATCAGCCCCTCCCTCCTGCTACATTGAGATGGCTGCAGACTTCCTCGACTTACCTGGGGGGAAATTAAAGTGGTTAGctccttgaataagcctacattttgagtgaactcatcaaGTTCATCATTTAAACCGGAAaagtgtctatgataagtgctgtaaattTATGGTTTGAGAAGAAGTGGCGAcggtggctcaggtggtagagggtcgtcttctgatcgagaggttgggggttcgatcccagtacctgactatgtgtcgaagtgtccttgggcaagacactgagccctaagttgctcccagtggtcgactagcgccttgcatggcagtcctgtcccactggtgtgtgaatgtgagagtgattgggtgaatgagctgatatgagactgcttcagtgtggtgataaagcactatataaaatcaagtccatttaccatttaccattagcCCGCTCGATGGAGCAGCCCTCTCAGTGATGCTGTCATCAGCTCTGCAgacatcacgtcactggagagATCAAAATGCGCCCCTATGTTCAGGTGACTCATTACGGGCATTGTGTTGTTTCagaccctggtctgaagaccgaaggctgcgccctgaagtgtaggggcacaacaagttcGAGATATATTGAGGGGCTTGGCCATGTAACGCTCGTAAAGTAACAACTAAGATTTTATACTCTATGCGAAACTTGACTGGAAGCCAATGCACAGTAGAAAGGGGGTAATGTGGGACGTTCTGGGAGCActggtcaaaagtctggcagcaacATTTtgtacgatctggagtctgtttagggtcgacttattaaaacaagggAAAACAGAATTACATTAGTCAATGCGGGATGATATCGACCAGTTCGAGTTCTGATTTTGATAAGAAATACCTCACTTTAAAGATATtactcaggtggtaaaaactgttttttgtcagttgacgacagtgtccctccaaagacattaactgatcaaacacaaccccaaggtttctgacaCGGGTTttcacagatgagcccagatcgcCAAGGGAGTTTTAAATCAGGGGGATCTTTTTATCAGCAGTGATggtcagagtttctgttttgtttgaatttatctggacataatttgatgacaagcagtttttgatacaggatatacagtctaagaactcagataaaaagtgaaactttttcAGAATGTTCCAGAAAATGAGGTTGGAGAACTGCAGCAGACAGCCATGGCAATCTTGACCACAGGAAAGTAGGATTCTCTACACCCACCTAAAGACTTcaaggggcggattcacaaaaggtttaggggtgttgaaacgtgtgcaaatgtcactaCACGTGCTAAGGGGTACAAACACTTGAGAATCAGGACTGCGTGCCTGCAGCGCAtcacaatgcgcccacaatccatttagcgcgggATATGGATATGCGGGCAGAGCACACAAGTAGAGCAACATGAAAGgaggaaatacaaataaattaatgcagtgagCGCGATgcaattcatgaaatctggaaatGTTTgctgtgcaaacacacacgtagagatcagctgcagtaaatgttttcacaaaacacagcggagatggaaaaaaaaactccagtTAACGTTTCtagtataataaaataatttaaataaaacaataatcaatattaacagccactgaataagaaaatgcagggtaaagtgtgtgtgtgtaagagagaaaaagctggacaTCTGTGACGGCGCGTGTGGAGTCCAGTAGCTGCGGTGCAGAGGGGATGCTGTGAGCGGagatccatggatgtcgctccaAAAGCACTGCTGCAGGGAcctcctgtgtctttctctccatgttttgaccatttTACTCTTGTGTCGCGTTGATGCTAAGAGCAACagaccagaatcagctgagctgCTCTGCAATTTACGCAATGAGGGAACAAGGTTGtccacatatgagagtgtgtgtgacaaGCGTTGCTctggagctcagacctgctggatgatgctcagtagatcatcttcaaatggtggtgattgacagactgttgctgcattaacttagatcaatggcatcaatagatcaataggacagtttctgtccaaatctgcctgttttccaTGGGCTGATAAGAGCAAACTTACAGGACCTGAGgaagcacccacattaaattagggggagcaaatatcattaggttttctttttttttaaacaaacatttgtctttgttaattttgttttctacattattaaatgtttgtgcagcagacagagaagtccatctgcctccagtTGAACTTCttgaaatgtcattttgtgcatctgtGCACTTACCTCTGCACgttgaatgagcaaaatgtcCATTTAAAAAGGACAGTCTAAACCACGTCTATACGCGCATCTTTAAGTGCTGCAATGTTAGCGAATTCCCCACTacactttatttcagatcttacaGTTTTTCTCGAATGTCAGGACACATTTCAGGAAACTGCCCTCCATTTTCTCTAAACTctaaacacaaaacacttttctcaagCTAGCTCCACAAAAACTCGCAGTCTCTTTACAAAACGAAACTCTCACTCCAAAACCCAAACTTTCACCACAAAACTGTTGCTCCTATGGCCAAAACCAAACTTTGACAACAAAATGGTCCTCACAGCttgcaaaaatgtaaacactatTGGATATCTATCACACACttcaataaaaattgaaaacacaatgttcagggtgtgatgttctcagtaCCCCATCATTTGTATAGTAATCACATCTGTATAGTAATCAATAGTAagtcacagattatttttaggGGAACCTCATTTATTGACAACCTGTACAAACATactttttccaaaacaaattTCAAAAGAGAACAAAAGCATACATGGGGATACATGTCACAAATTCTTACAGTAAAGAGGTTCTATGGGGTCTGTGGGGGGGCCTGTGCAGGGGCCTGTGGGGGGGCCTGTGCGGGGGCCTGTGGGGGGGGCTGTGCGGGGGACTGTGCACGGGCCTGCGCATCACGTCGTCGGGTGGGGTCAGGCCACAGGACCTCGTCCACATCGCAGGCTATGTTTTCCCTCGCCAGGCAGCGGGGGAAGAAAGCTCTGGCATGCCGGACCCAGCCTGAGTAATCCCCCACATCATCACAGGCCAGGTCCATGGCCCTGAGGAGGTTCTCTCTACTATATGGTTGCCGGTCATACACCTTCCACCGCCATGATGAGAAGAACTCCTCTATGGGGTTGAGGAAAGGTGAGTAGGGTGGCAGACATACATTGAGGAATTGTTGGTGTATATTGAACCACTCTCTTATCTGGTTGGTGCGGTGAAAACTGACGTTGTCCCAGATGATGACATAGATGGGAGGAGGCTGTGCTGGAACCAGATTCTGCTGCTCACGGTCAATCAGGATGTCCCGTAGGTCTCCCAGGAATGTGAGGAGACGCTGGGTGTTGAAGGACCCAAGGAGAGCCTGCCTGTGGAGAAGCCCTTCTGAGGTCATGGCTGCACATAGGGTGATATTCCCCCCACGTTGGCCAGGAACGTCCACAATTGCTCTTTGGCCAATTATGTTACGGCCTCTCCTCCGTCTCTTGGTGAGGTTGAAGCCAGCCTCATCCAGGAAGATGTATTCATGTTGTCTCATCATGGCGTCCAACCCCAAGATTCTCTGTGGAAATGAATAGAGTATGGGTAGTGTCACAGAAGGAGTACTACAGTACACTGTGGGCTACTGTGCAGTACAGTGAGCTTGTACACCCACTGTACTGTGAACAATCAACATTGTATACCCGTATGTATACTTACTTGCACATACTGGAAACGTAGCTCTTTGATTCTGTCCGAGTTACGCTCAAAGGGAACTCTATAAGCTTGCTTCATGCGTAGCTTCTGGCGACGGAGGACTCTGTCTATGGTGGCCAAACTGACTCTGTCAATACCTCCAAAATTTATGTTGTCAGCTATGACTCTCTCCTTTATTTCCCTGAGTCTGATGATGTTGTTTTCCCGGACCATGTCCACAATGAGGATCTCTTGCTGTGCTGTAAATAGGGGAGCCCTTCCACCATGATGTGGCAATC from Gouania willdenowi chromosome 9, fGouWil2.1, whole genome shotgun sequence encodes:
- the LOC114470346 gene encoding uncharacterized protein LOC114470346, which gives rise to MHSLLKVPNGNRMYRGGVRVRGGRGAGQGGRGGRGGVQGGRARQPRTIITDEMRATVIDHVIVHGMSLREAGLRVQPNLSRFSVSTIIRAFRQHNRVERLPHHGGRAPLFTAQQEILIVDMVRENNIIRLREIKERVIADNINFGGIDRVSLATIDRVLRRQKLRMKQAYRVPFERNSDRIKELRFQYVQRILGLDAMMRQHEYIFLDEAGFNLTKRRRRGRNIIGQRAIVDVPGQRGGNITLCAAMTSEGLLHRQALLGSFNTQRLLTFLGDLRDILIDREQQNLVPAQPPPIYVIIWDNVSFHRTNQIREWFNIHQQFLNVCLPPYSPFLNPIEEFFSSWRWKVYDRQPYSRENLLRAMDLACDDVGDYSGWVRHARAFFPRCLARENIACDVDEVLWPDPTRRRDAQARAQSPAQPPPQAPAQAPPQAPAQAPPQTP